A window from Montipora capricornis isolate CH-2021 chromosome 7, ASM3666992v2, whole genome shotgun sequence encodes these proteins:
- the LOC138056977 gene encoding succinate--CoA ligase [GDP-forming] subunit beta, mitochondrial-like, with amino-acid sequence MATISRTRNLSSICRKCAGLSGKFRLRSPQTSAVAVIQTRWLNLQEYQSKTLMLDNGLHVQRFKVTDNAKDAVQIAKELDAKEFVVKAQILAGGRGKGSFSSGLKSGVHVTQDVNKVGELIEKMVGYNLTTPQTLPDGVLVKKVMVAESYDIARETYLAILMDRIFQGPVIVASPKGGVDIEEVAKDTPEHIHKVAVDIFKGIQHEDALYLAEKLEFKGPLLEEAAEQIKLLYKLFLKVDATQVEINPFGETPDGKVVCFDAKFNFDDSAKFRQQEVFAMDDQSESDPREVEAGKYALNYISLDGNIACLVNGAGLAMATMDIIKLHGGAPANFLDLGGGVQEEGVFQAFNIVVKDPRVKSILVNIFGGIVDCSIIANGITSAYERLNVKVPVIVRLEGRNVERAKHILTESGMPLFLADDMDDAARKAVISLTG; translated from the exons ACAAGCGCTGTGGCTGTCATTCAGACTAGATGGTTGAATTTACAAGAATATCAAAGCAAGACATTAATGTTGGACAATGGCCTTCATGTACAAAGATTTAAAGTCACAGATAATGCTAAAGATGCAGTTCAAATTGCTAAGGAACTTG aTGCCAAAGAGTTTGTCGTTAAGGCACAAATTCTTGCCGGTGGAAGAGGAAAGGGGTCTTTTAGCAGTGGACTGAAGAGTGGTGTACATGTTACTCAAGA tgTCAATAAGGTTGGCGAACTCATAGAGAAGATGGTAGGGTACAACTTAACAACACCGCAGACGCTGCCAGATGGAGTACTGGTTAAAAAG GTAATGGTTGCGGAAAGTTATGACATAGCTCGGGAGACATATCTGGCCATTTTGATGGACAGAATTTTTCAAGGGCCAGTAATTGTAGCGAGTCCTAAAGGTGGCGTCGACATTGAGGAAGTTGCTAAGGACACACCCGAACACATACACAAG GTAGCAGTAGACATTTTTAAGGGAATTCAACATGAAGATGCACTATATCTCGCAGAGAAGTTGGAATTTAAAGGACCGCTGCTTGAAGAG gCCGCTGAGCAAATCAAGTTACTTTATAAACTCTTCCTCAAAGTTGACGCGACCCAGGTAGAAATTAATCCATTCGGAGAAACTCCTGACGGAAAAG TTGTGTGCTTTGACGCCAAGTTCAACTTTGATGACAGCGCCAAGTTCCGACAGCAAGAAGTGTTTGCGATGGACGATCAGAGCGAGAGTGATCCGCGAGAAGTTGAAGCTGGGAAATACGCTCTGAATTATATCAGCTTAGATGGAAATATTGCGTGTCTTG tGAATGGTGCTGGCCTCGCAATGGCTACAATGGACATTATAAAACTCCACGGGGGTGCCCCTGCTAACTTTCTTGACTTAGGGGGTGGGGTACAGGAGGAAGGTGTGTTTCAAGCATTCAATATAGTGGTCAAAGACCCAAGGG TTAAGTCAATCCTAGTCAATATATTTGGTGGAATCGTTGATTGTTCAATTATCGCCAATGGAATAACCTCAGCTTACGAAAGGCTCAACGTTAAAGTTCCAGTAATAGTGCGGCTAGAGG GTAGAAATGTGGAAAGAGCTAAACATATTCTGACTGAGAGTGGTATGCCGCTCTTTCTAGCAGATGACATGGACGACGCAGCCAGAAAGGCTGTCATTAGCCTTACGGGTTGA